One Amycolatopsis sp. NBC_00355 genomic window carries:
- a CDS encoding amidohydrolase — MQVDAVYENALVWTGTGLTSALAVLHGRVVALGEDALGVSARTRVDLGGGFVVPGFHDAHNHMAWFGMALDDVPLGGCRSVEEVYDAVAARAATLPAGSWVVGSGYDQNKLAGGHPDRHGLDRAAPGMLVRLKHTSGHMTVVNSAVLDQLDLAHVPVGGDVVHAEGSPTGLLREQAQLLLRPLTYPTPVEQVVRGLDRASERYLSEGITSVQEAGIGGGLVGETPAELAAYQLARDRGVLRVRSTVMVAASVLHDLPDGAGFGLDLGLRTGLGDEWLRVGPMKLFADGSLVGRTCAMHEPFDGEPENRGYFQVPEDEIARTIRKAHDAGWQIATHAIGDRAITVVLDAYEAALAASPCADHRHRIEHCAVLQPAELTRLASLGLIASPQGRFVNELGDGMRAALGEARVPWCYRLRSVLDAGCVLPASSDRPVVDGAPLLALADMVRRRTASGAPFAPEEALTPEQALRAYTYGSAYATFAERDLGTLEPGKLADFAVLSGSPLDESALDDLSVLATAVGGELRYQA, encoded by the coding sequence ATGCAGGTCGATGCGGTCTACGAAAACGCCCTGGTGTGGACGGGCACGGGCTTGACCAGCGCACTCGCCGTGCTGCACGGCCGGGTCGTCGCGCTGGGGGAGGACGCTCTCGGGGTGTCCGCGCGCACGCGCGTCGACCTCGGCGGCGGGTTCGTCGTGCCGGGCTTCCACGACGCGCACAACCACATGGCCTGGTTCGGGATGGCCCTCGACGACGTCCCGCTCGGCGGCTGCCGCAGCGTCGAGGAGGTCTACGACGCCGTCGCCGCGCGGGCCGCGACGCTCCCCGCGGGCAGCTGGGTGGTGGGCAGCGGGTACGACCAGAACAAGCTCGCCGGCGGGCACCCGGACCGGCACGGTCTCGACCGCGCGGCGCCGGGGATGCTGGTGCGGCTCAAGCACACGTCCGGGCACATGACCGTGGTCAACTCGGCCGTGCTGGACCAGCTGGACCTGGCGCACGTGCCGGTCGGCGGCGACGTCGTGCACGCCGAGGGCTCGCCCACCGGGCTGCTGCGCGAGCAGGCCCAGCTGCTGCTGCGGCCGCTGACCTACCCGACGCCGGTGGAGCAGGTCGTCCGCGGCCTCGACCGCGCGTCGGAGCGGTACCTGTCGGAGGGCATCACGAGCGTCCAGGAGGCCGGGATCGGCGGCGGGCTGGTCGGCGAGACACCCGCCGAACTGGCCGCCTATCAGCTCGCGCGCGACCGCGGGGTGCTGCGCGTGCGCAGCACGGTGATGGTCGCGGCGAGCGTGCTCCACGACCTGCCCGACGGCGCCGGGTTCGGCCTCGACCTCGGCCTGCGCACCGGCCTCGGCGACGAGTGGCTGCGCGTCGGCCCGATGAAGCTGTTCGCCGACGGTTCCCTGGTCGGGCGCACCTGCGCGATGCACGAACCCTTCGACGGCGAGCCCGAAAACCGCGGCTACTTCCAGGTGCCCGAGGACGAGATCGCCCGCACGATCCGGAAGGCGCACGACGCCGGCTGGCAGATCGCGACGCACGCGATCGGCGACCGCGCGATCACCGTCGTCCTCGACGCGTACGAAGCCGCGCTGGCCGCTTCACCGTGCGCGGACCACCGGCACCGCATCGAGCACTGCGCGGTGCTTCAGCCCGCGGAGCTGACCCGGCTCGCTTCGCTCGGCCTGATCGCGTCACCGCAAGGCCGGTTCGTCAACGAACTCGGCGACGGGATGCGCGCCGCGCTCGGCGAGGCCCGCGTGCCGTGGTGCTACCGGCTGCGCAGCGTCCTCGACGCCGGTTGCGTGCTCCCGGCGTCGTCGGATCGCCCGGTGGTCGACGGCGCGCCGCTGCTCGCCCTCGCCGACATGGTGCGCCGGCGAACGGCGTCCGGTGCGCCCTTCGCTCCCGAAGAGGCGTTGACGCCGGAACAGGCGCTGCGCGCGTACACCTACGGCTCGGCCTACGCGACGTTCGCCGAGCGGGACCTGGGCACGCTGGAGCCCGGGAAGCTCGCCGACTTCGCCGTGCTCTCCGGCTCGCCCCTGGACGAGTCCGCTTTGGACGACCTGAGCGTGCTGGCCACCGCCGTCGGCGGCGAACTGCGTTACCAGGCCTGA
- a CDS encoding ATP-dependent acyl-CoA ligase — MTPPAEVGTLAQLVARAAELWPQRMAWIFDETGERFTFAQVDAETSRIAAALTDRGVGPGDRVAVMLRNQPAFPLIWLGLAKIGALLVPINTNYREFDGAHVLRHSGAKLVVAAPEFTDLLNRISLAEVITPAALSRESDHLGAALSRESAAFTPVPETPVNLQYTSGTTGAPKGCVLPNRYWTTLAISLATDFPAVGADDVILTAQPFHYIDPQWNVALGLAGGATLVVLDRFHPSTFWAKVREHEVTWFYCLGLMPTLLLRQEPSGADRDHKVRAICASAIPLDLHAELEQRWGVPWFEAFGMTETGGDIRVGAADHDETVGTGCIGRPSRDREVMIAGDDGKPLPRGETGQLLIRGIGLMHGYHDDPDATAKAFRNGWFCTGDLARMDDAGRVYYVGRTKDMIRRSGENVSADEVERALLLHPAVRLAAVIAVPDELRGEEIKAYVVCDGERPEPAALAAFCAEKLAYFKVPRFWAFADGLPLTPSERVAKGELRKVADLRAGAWDAKVETWL, encoded by the coding sequence GTGACGCCGCCGGCCGAGGTGGGCACCCTCGCCCAGCTCGTCGCGCGCGCCGCGGAACTGTGGCCGCAGCGCATGGCGTGGATCTTCGACGAGACCGGCGAGCGCTTCACCTTCGCTCAGGTGGACGCCGAGACGTCACGCATCGCCGCCGCGCTGACCGACCGCGGCGTCGGCCCGGGTGACCGGGTCGCCGTGATGCTGCGCAACCAGCCCGCCTTCCCGCTGATCTGGCTCGGCCTGGCCAAGATCGGCGCGCTGCTGGTGCCGATCAACACGAACTACCGCGAGTTCGACGGCGCCCACGTCCTGCGCCACTCCGGCGCGAAGCTGGTCGTCGCAGCACCTGAGTTCACCGACCTGCTGAACCGGATCAGCCTGGCCGAGGTCATCACCCCCGCGGCACTTTCACGTGAAAGTGACCACCTGGGGGCGGCACTTTCACGTGAAAGTGCCGCTTTCACACCGGTGCCGGAAACGCCGGTGAACCTCCAGTACACGTCGGGTACCACCGGCGCGCCCAAGGGCTGCGTGCTGCCGAACCGGTACTGGACCACCCTCGCGATCAGCCTCGCCACGGACTTCCCGGCCGTCGGCGCGGACGACGTCATCCTGACCGCGCAACCGTTCCACTACATCGATCCACAGTGGAACGTCGCGCTGGGCCTGGCCGGCGGGGCCACGCTCGTCGTGCTCGACCGCTTCCACCCCAGCACGTTCTGGGCGAAGGTCCGCGAGCACGAGGTCACGTGGTTCTACTGCCTCGGCCTGATGCCGACGCTGCTGCTGCGCCAGGAACCGTCCGGCGCCGACCGCGACCACAAGGTCCGCGCGATCTGCGCGTCCGCCATCCCGCTCGACCTGCACGCCGAGCTCGAGCAGCGCTGGGGCGTGCCGTGGTTCGAGGCGTTCGGGATGACCGAGACGGGCGGTGACATCCGGGTGGGCGCCGCCGATCACGACGAGACCGTCGGCACCGGCTGCATCGGCCGGCCCAGCCGCGACCGCGAGGTGATGATCGCCGGCGACGACGGGAAGCCGTTGCCGCGCGGGGAAACCGGGCAGCTGCTGATCCGCGGGATCGGCCTGATGCACGGCTACCACGACGATCCCGACGCGACGGCGAAAGCCTTCCGCAACGGCTGGTTCTGCACCGGTGACCTCGCCCGGATGGACGACGCGGGCCGCGTCTACTACGTCGGCCGCACGAAGGACATGATCCGCCGCAGCGGCGAGAACGTCTCCGCCGACGAGGTCGAACGCGCCCTGCTGCTGCACCCGGCGGTGCGGCTGGCAGCTGTCATCGCGGTGCCGGACGAGCTGCGCGGCGAGGAGATCAAGGCGTACGTCGTGTGTGACGGCGAGCGTCCCGAGCCGGCCGCACTCGCCGCGTTCTGCGCGGAAAAGCTGGCCTACTTCAAGGTTCCGCGGTTCTGGGCGTTCGCGGACGGGCTGCCGCTGACGCCGTCGGAGCGCGTCGCCAAGGGCGAGCTGCGGAAGGTGGCCGACCTGCGGGCCGGGGCCTGGGACGCGAAGGTGGAGACCTGGCTGTGA
- a CDS encoding enoyl-CoA hydratase/isomerase family protein: MPTVDFAVEDGIAHIRLNRPERLNAVAAVLVDDFLAALDAAARSDARVVVLSGNGRAFCAGHDLKEPTPEGDSRARLDRLQDVTRRLRALRQPVIAAVHGYAIGAGAEFALGCDLILAAEDAVFAFPEVSLGLSVTGAASRLLPLLVGPLKAKELLLLGERFDGRKAAELGMVNTAVPAEQLQAEARSWAKRIAEHPPAAAAMAKRVLDTPIDVEPALELEVSHALITEHSAAVAASTEAFRSRT, encoded by the coding sequence ATGCCCACCGTGGACTTCGCCGTCGAAGACGGCATCGCGCACATCCGGCTCAACCGGCCCGAGCGGCTGAACGCGGTCGCCGCCGTGCTGGTCGACGACTTCCTCGCCGCGCTCGACGCCGCCGCCCGCAGCGACGCGCGCGTCGTCGTGCTGTCCGGGAACGGCCGGGCCTTCTGCGCCGGCCACGACCTCAAGGAGCCCACCCCCGAAGGTGATTCGCGGGCTCGCCTGGACCGGCTCCAGGACGTCACGCGGCGGCTGCGCGCGCTGCGGCAGCCGGTGATCGCCGCGGTGCACGGTTACGCGATCGGCGCGGGCGCCGAGTTCGCGCTCGGCTGCGACCTGATCCTCGCCGCCGAGGACGCGGTCTTCGCGTTCCCCGAGGTTTCGCTCGGCCTGAGCGTCACCGGCGCGGCGTCGCGGCTGCTGCCGCTGCTCGTCGGCCCGCTCAAGGCGAAGGAACTGCTCCTGCTCGGCGAGCGCTTCGACGGCCGGAAGGCCGCGGAGCTGGGCATGGTCAACACGGCGGTGCCCGCCGAACAGCTCCAGGCCGAGGCGCGGAGCTGGGCGAAGCGGATCGCCGAGCACCCGCCGGCCGCCGCGGCGATGGCGAAGCGCGTCCTCGACACCCCGATCGACGTCGAGCCCGCGCTGGAGCTGGAAGTCAGCCACGCGCTGATCACCGAGCACTCGGCCGCGGTCGCCGCGTCCACGGAGGCCTTCCGGAGCCGGACGTGA
- a CDS encoding TetR/AcrR family transcriptional regulator → MSSRDRVRAAAVKLFATKGFHGTGIRDLAQEAELSSASLYHYMGTKEDLLAEIMHTALNRLLDAAREATAGSPDPVHRLRTLVALHVLAHAVGPAETRVVDNEVDVLSPAAREPVVALRDGYERLWAAAIDEGVAAGVFHTEHPAVTRLALLEMCSGVARWYSPRGPLALDQLAEHYAELASRALGCTSAPGVSNLARCREIIAKEWGLSV, encoded by the coding sequence GTGAGCAGTCGCGACCGGGTGCGCGCGGCGGCCGTGAAACTGTTCGCCACCAAGGGGTTCCACGGCACCGGTATCCGGGATCTGGCCCAGGAGGCGGAACTTTCTTCGGCGAGCCTGTACCACTACATGGGCACCAAGGAGGATCTGCTCGCGGAAATCATGCACACCGCGCTGAACCGCCTGCTCGACGCCGCCCGCGAAGCGACCGCCGGCAGCCCCGACCCGGTGCATCGGTTGCGCACACTGGTGGCGTTGCACGTGCTCGCGCACGCGGTCGGCCCGGCGGAAACTCGGGTGGTGGACAACGAAGTCGACGTCCTGTCCCCGGCCGCGCGCGAGCCGGTCGTGGCCCTGCGCGACGGTTATGAACGGCTGTGGGCCGCGGCCATCGACGAAGGCGTCGCGGCCGGCGTGTTCCACACCGAACACCCGGCGGTGACCCGGCTGGCCCTGCTGGAGATGTGCAGTGGTGTCGCGCGGTGGTATTCGCCGCGCGGCCCGCTCGCGCTGGACCAGCTCGCCGAGCACTACGCGGAGCTGGCGTCGCGGGCGCTGGGCTGCACGTCGGCGCCCGGTGTGAGCAACCTGGCACGGTGCCGCGAAATCATCGCCAAAGAGTGGGGGCTGTCCGTTTAG
- a CDS encoding GNAT family N-acetyltransferase, whose translation MPVRDAVLEDIEEICALIEEHAVYEDKHDLKLDRAEMGGHLFGPEPKAWVLITTPPGEPGTVAGFAFCSWNFSTWEAKPGIWLDDLFVRPAHRRHGLGGELLGELARRTGGRVEWDMQAGNEKGEAFYAQLGAEPVPGWIRYRWRP comes from the coding sequence ATGCCCGTCCGCGACGCCGTCCTCGAAGACATCGAGGAGATCTGCGCGCTCATCGAGGAGCACGCCGTCTACGAGGACAAGCACGACCTCAAGCTGGACCGCGCCGAGATGGGCGGTCACCTGTTCGGGCCGGAGCCGAAGGCCTGGGTGCTGATCACGACCCCGCCCGGCGAGCCCGGCACGGTCGCCGGCTTCGCGTTCTGCAGCTGGAACTTCTCCACCTGGGAGGCCAAGCCGGGGATCTGGCTGGACGACCTGTTCGTGCGTCCCGCGCACCGGCGTCACGGCCTCGGCGGCGAGCTGCTCGGCGAGCTGGCCCGCCGCACCGGCGGCCGCGTCGAGTGGGACATGCAGGCGGGCAACGAGAAAGGCGAGGCGTTCTACGCCCAGCTCGGCGCGGAACCGGTCCCCGGCTGGATCCGCTACCGCTGGCGGCCGTGA
- a CDS encoding 4'-phosphopantetheinyl transferase family protein, translating to MEIVVRWSAPLPAEPRFLRLLDDVEQDRFGAYRQDADKRRFLTGRVLAKTVTAERLGVPLESVKFDATCDDCGKPHGRPRIPGADLTLSISHSGDLIGLAATPAVPVGLDVETANRKADEGLIEYALSPAEAEHLTGLSGEEKARAFFVYWTRKEAVMKATGKGLKIPLQSITFSRYDEPARLITSGDPALDPARTSLADLKAADGYRAAIAVLTTEELSVTEEHWVP from the coding sequence ATGGAGATCGTGGTCCGCTGGTCAGCGCCGTTGCCCGCCGAGCCGCGCTTCCTGCGCCTGCTCGACGACGTCGAGCAGGACCGGTTCGGGGCGTACCGGCAGGACGCGGACAAGCGGCGGTTCCTCACCGGCCGCGTCCTGGCGAAGACCGTCACGGCCGAGCGCCTGGGCGTCCCGCTGGAGTCGGTGAAGTTCGACGCGACCTGCGACGACTGCGGCAAGCCGCACGGCAGGCCGCGGATCCCGGGCGCCGACCTGACGTTGTCCATCTCACACTCGGGCGACCTGATCGGCCTCGCGGCCACCCCAGCGGTGCCGGTCGGCCTCGACGTCGAGACGGCGAACCGCAAGGCCGACGAAGGCCTCATCGAGTACGCCCTGAGCCCGGCCGAGGCCGAGCACCTGACGGGCCTGTCCGGCGAAGAGAAGGCGCGCGCGTTCTTCGTCTACTGGACGCGCAAGGAGGCGGTGATGAAGGCCACGGGCAAGGGCCTGAAGATCCCGCTGCAGAGCATCACGTTCTCCCGCTACGACGAACCGGCCCGCCTGATCACCTCGGGCGACCCGGCCCTGGACCCGGCCCGCACGAGCCTGGCGGACCTGAAGGCCGCGGACGGCTACCGAGCGGCGATCGCCGTCCTGACCACCGAAGAACTGTCGGTCACCGAGGAACACTGGGTGCCCTAA
- the mihF gene encoding integration host factor, actinobacterial type codes for MALPTLTPEQRADALAKAAEARKARSELLASIKSGKESIEKVLKQAKENKTIGKTKVTQLLKAVPGLGAVKVAALLEQAGIDPDRRAAGLGERQREALIDALK; via the coding sequence TTGGCTCTGCCTACGTTGACTCCGGAGCAGCGCGCCGATGCACTCGCCAAGGCGGCCGAGGCTCGCAAGGCGCGTTCGGAGCTGCTCGCGTCGATCAAGTCCGGCAAGGAGAGCATCGAAAAGGTGCTCAAGCAGGCCAAGGAGAACAAGACGATCGGGAAGACGAAGGTCACCCAGCTGCTGAAGGCCGTCCCCGGCCTCGGCGCGGTGAAGGTCGCCGCCCTGCTCGAGCAGGCCGGCATCGACCCGGACCGGCGCGCCGCCGGCCTGGGCGAGCGCCAGCGCGAGGCGCTCATCGACGCGCTCAAGTAG
- a CDS encoding acyl-CoA dehydrogenase family protein, with translation MDFSLSTEEREVRDWVRTFVQRELVPLEQEVLRRERANQPGLTGEELKDLQLKAKESGFWGILTPEEYGGMGMSAVMAALLEAELGRTFVPFRFGGAADNILFHANEEQKQAYLLPTISGERKSCFAITEPGAGSDAKAIRATARKDGTDWVINGEKTFITGGNEADFTMVFAITDPEKGANGGVTCFLVDREAGWKSEYIDTMGEWGPASLVFQDVRVPETQILGEEGRGFELAMQWIGQGRYLLPARAIGSCERLISMAIEHANTRETFGQKIAERQAIQWMIADSGVELEALRWLVLSAAWQVDQGVDSRHAQSMAKLYGGQKANEIVDRVMQIHGGMGYTRELPVERWYRELRLLRIYEGTDEIQRRTIARNLLKGHVKVGGVLG, from the coding sequence ATGGATTTCTCTCTCAGCACCGAAGAACGGGAAGTGCGCGACTGGGTCCGCACGTTCGTCCAGCGCGAGCTGGTTCCGCTCGAGCAGGAGGTCCTGCGGCGCGAGCGCGCGAACCAGCCCGGCCTCACCGGCGAAGAGCTGAAGGACCTGCAGCTGAAGGCCAAAGAGTCCGGCTTCTGGGGCATCCTGACGCCGGAGGAGTACGGCGGCATGGGGATGTCCGCCGTGATGGCCGCGCTGCTGGAAGCCGAGCTCGGCCGGACCTTCGTGCCGTTCCGCTTCGGCGGCGCCGCGGACAACATCCTGTTCCACGCCAACGAGGAGCAGAAGCAGGCCTACCTCCTGCCGACCATCTCGGGCGAGCGCAAGTCCTGCTTCGCGATCACCGAGCCGGGCGCCGGGTCCGACGCGAAGGCCATCCGGGCGACCGCCCGCAAGGACGGCACGGACTGGGTCATCAACGGCGAGAAGACCTTCATCACCGGTGGCAACGAAGCCGACTTCACCATGGTCTTCGCCATCACCGACCCGGAGAAGGGCGCGAACGGCGGTGTCACGTGCTTCCTGGTCGACCGCGAGGCCGGCTGGAAGTCCGAGTACATCGACACCATGGGCGAGTGGGGCCCGGCGTCGCTGGTCTTCCAGGACGTCCGCGTCCCGGAGACGCAGATCCTCGGCGAGGAAGGCCGCGGCTTCGAGCTCGCCATGCAGTGGATCGGGCAGGGCCGCTACCTGCTGCCGGCGCGCGCGATCGGTTCGTGCGAGCGGCTGATCTCGATGGCCATCGAGCACGCCAACACCCGCGAGACGTTCGGGCAGAAGATCGCCGAGCGGCAGGCGATCCAGTGGATGATCGCCGACTCCGGCGTCGAGCTCGAAGCGCTGCGCTGGCTGGTGCTCAGCGCCGCCTGGCAGGTCGACCAGGGCGTCGACTCGCGGCACGCGCAGTCGATGGCGAAGCTGTACGGCGGCCAGAAGGCCAACGAAATCGTCGACCGCGTCATGCAGATCCACGGCGGCATGGGCTACACGCGGGAACTGCCGGTCGAGCGCTGGTACCGCGAGCTGCGGCTGCTGCGCATCTACGAGGGCACCGACGAGATCCAGCGCCGCACGATCGCGCGCAACCTGCTCAAGGGGCACGTGAAGGTCGGCGGCGTCCTCGGCTGA
- a CDS encoding long-chain fatty acid--CoA ligase — MLSTMQDGQLSLANLLRHGTSVHSASEVVTWTGSEARRETYGELGRHAARLANALRSLGITGDQRVGTFMWNNAEHLAAYLAVPAMGAVLHTLNIRLFPEQLVFVANHAEDQVVIVDGTLVPLLAKQLPEFKTVRHVIVANGDASTLQAPAGVEVHSYAELLAGQPDTFDWPEIDERSAAAMCYTSGTTGDPKGVVYSHRSIWLHSMQVCMSDSMNLAQHDKALAIVPMFHAMAWGLPYAALMVGATLVMPDRFLQPAPLAALLADVKPTFAGAVPTVWQGLLAHLEAHPQDISHLREVVVGGSAVPPSLMHAFEERHNVRILHAWGMTETSPLGSVARPPASATGDEAWRYRYTQGRFPAAVTARLIGDSGEELPWDNEAVGELEVRGPWIAGAYYGGADIDPDKFHDGWLRTGDVGKISSDGFLTLTDRAKDVIKSGGEWISSVDLENQVMGHPAVAEAAVVGIPDEKWDERPLVAVVLKEGRTATPEELREYLSDKVAKWQLPENWTFVDEVPKTSVGKFDKKRIRASYSEGKLDISQL, encoded by the coding sequence ATGTTGAGCACCATGCAGGACGGCCAGCTGTCGCTGGCGAACCTGCTCCGCCACGGCACGTCGGTGCACTCGGCGAGCGAAGTCGTCACCTGGACCGGTTCAGAAGCCCGTCGCGAGACCTACGGCGAGCTCGGCCGCCACGCCGCGCGCCTCGCGAACGCGCTCCGGAGCCTCGGCATCACCGGCGACCAGCGCGTCGGCACGTTCATGTGGAACAACGCCGAGCACCTGGCCGCCTACCTCGCCGTCCCGGCGATGGGCGCCGTGCTGCACACCCTGAACATCCGGCTGTTCCCGGAGCAGCTGGTCTTCGTGGCCAACCACGCCGAGGACCAGGTCGTCATCGTCGACGGCACCCTCGTCCCGCTGCTGGCCAAGCAGCTGCCGGAGTTCAAGACGGTCCGGCACGTCATCGTGGCCAACGGCGACGCGTCGACGCTGCAGGCGCCGGCCGGCGTCGAGGTCCACTCCTACGCCGAGCTGCTGGCCGGCCAGCCCGACACCTTCGACTGGCCGGAGATCGACGAGCGCTCCGCGGCCGCGATGTGTTACACGTCGGGCACGACGGGTGACCCCAAGGGCGTCGTCTACTCGCACCGCTCGATCTGGCTGCACTCGATGCAGGTCTGCATGAGCGACAGCATGAACCTCGCCCAGCACGACAAGGCGCTGGCCATCGTGCCGATGTTCCACGCGATGGCGTGGGGCCTGCCCTACGCGGCGCTGATGGTCGGCGCGACGCTGGTGATGCCGGACCGCTTCCTCCAGCCCGCGCCGCTCGCCGCACTGCTGGCCGACGTCAAGCCGACGTTCGCCGGCGCGGTCCCGACCGTCTGGCAGGGCCTGCTCGCCCACCTCGAAGCCCACCCGCAGGACATCTCGCACCTGCGCGAGGTCGTCGTCGGCGGGTCGGCGGTGCCGCCGTCGCTGATGCACGCGTTCGAGGAGCGGCACAACGTCCGGATCCTGCACGCCTGGGGCATGACGGAGACGTCGCCGCTGGGCAGCGTCGCGCGCCCGCCGGCGTCCGCGACCGGCGACGAGGCCTGGCGCTACCGCTACACGCAGGGCCGCTTCCCGGCGGCCGTGACGGCCCGGCTGATCGGCGACTCGGGCGAAGAGCTGCCCTGGGACAACGAGGCCGTCGGCGAACTGGAGGTCCGCGGCCCGTGGATCGCCGGGGCGTACTACGGCGGGGCCGACATCGACCCGGACAAGTTCCACGACGGCTGGCTGCGCACGGGTGACGTCGGGAAGATCAGCTCCGACGGTTTCCTGACGCTGACCGACCGCGCCAAGGACGTCATCAAGTCCGGCGGCGAGTGGATCTCGTCGGTCGACCTGGAGAACCAGGTCATGGGCCACCCGGCGGTGGCCGAGGCCGCGGTCGTCGGCATCCCGGACGAGAAGTGGGACGAGCGGCCGCTGGTCGCCGTCGTGCTCAAGGAGGGCCGGACGGCTACGCCCGAGGAGCTGCGCGAGTACCTCAGCGACAAGGTCGCGAAGTGGCAACTGCCGGAAAACTGGACCTTCGTGGACGAAGTGCCCAAGACGAGCGTCGGCAAGTTCGACAAGAAGCGGATCCGCGCGTCCTACTCCGAGGGAAAGCTCGACATCTCACAGCTCTAA
- a CDS encoding isochorismate synthase, whose product MDPPEAPGSVGDLAARYQRGDFLFTTARRALLAQGTLRTVTETDARRLASVIPGVLAETGAPLAVGVLPFDTGPDTKVPGHLVVPRTVHRSDGAPSLPREVLPAPSHVRAVPSPEQHMASVRAAVDALRERDLRKAVLARALDLEFSAPLPAESIVRNLAVGNPRHFTYAAELPGGRTLVGATPELLLRRTGRTVFSSPHAGSMPRSADPATDRANGEALRTSRKDQLEHAVVIDYLVEALRPFCRTLEVPAEPELVTTPAIWHLRTPITGELVDPDVTALDLAAALHPTPAICGTPTDGARDLVQELEPFDRDYYAGAVGWVDATGDGEWAVAIRCAEIASTSMRLYAGGGIVPASDPRAELDETTAKFRTLLTAMGLEDSL is encoded by the coding sequence CTGGACCCCCCGGAAGCACCTGGGTCAGTTGGTGATCTGGCCGCCCGCTACCAGCGCGGCGACTTCCTGTTCACGACGGCCCGGCGCGCACTCCTGGCGCAGGGCACCCTCCGGACCGTCACCGAGACGGACGCCCGACGGCTCGCCTCGGTGATCCCGGGCGTGCTCGCCGAGACCGGCGCCCCGCTGGCGGTCGGCGTCCTGCCGTTCGACACCGGGCCCGACACGAAGGTGCCCGGTCACCTGGTCGTGCCCCGGACCGTCCACCGATCCGACGGCGCCCCTTCGCTGCCCCGTGAGGTCCTGCCGGCGCCGTCACACGTGCGCGCGGTGCCTTCACCCGAGCAGCATATGGCTTCGGTGCGCGCCGCCGTCGACGCTCTTCGTGAGCGTGACCTGCGGAAAGCCGTCCTGGCTCGCGCGCTGGACCTCGAGTTTTCCGCGCCGCTGCCCGCCGAGAGCATCGTGCGCAACCTGGCCGTCGGCAATCCCCGCCACTTCACGTACGCGGCCGAACTGCCCGGCGGCCGGACGCTTGTCGGCGCGACGCCCGAGCTGCTGCTGCGCCGCACCGGGCGGACGGTGTTCTCCAGTCCGCACGCCGGCTCGATGCCGCGCTCGGCCGACCCGGCGACCGACCGGGCCAACGGCGAGGCGCTGCGGACGTCCCGCAAGGACCAGCTGGAACACGCCGTGGTGATCGACTACCTCGTCGAGGCGCTGCGGCCGTTCTGCCGGACGCTGGAGGTGCCGGCCGAGCCGGAGCTGGTCACCACGCCGGCCATCTGGCACCTGCGCACGCCGATCACCGGCGAGCTGGTGGACCCGGACGTCACGGCGCTCGACCTCGCGGCGGCCCTGCACCCGACCCCGGCGATCTGCGGCACCCCGACCGACGGTGCGCGTGACCTGGTCCAGGAGCTGGAGCCGTTCGACCGCGACTACTACGCGGGCGCGGTCGGCTGGGTGGACGCCACGGGCGACGGCGAGTGGGCGGTGGCGATCCGCTGCGCCGAGATCGCGTCGACGTCGATGCGGCTGTATGCGGGGGGCGGCATCGTCCCGGCGTCGGACCCGCGGGCGGAGCTGGACGAGACGACGGCGAAGTTCCGCACGCTGCTGACGGCGATGGGCCTGGAAGACAGCCTTTAG